The genomic DNA AAATTTCCGGCGTGACTCGAGCCATGAAATCCGGGCGAAAGAGCCGCGTCGCTCCCCCCTTCCATATATCCAATATTGTAAATTTCCCCGCACCATACGGTGAatctcctctttctcttcctccccTAATCCATGTATAGTAGCAAATAATTTTATGGAAAAGTTGCAGAGAAAAAGTGCGCaagaaaagtgtgaaaaagtGTATTGAGgaaaatagtttgaaaacGCGAGATAAAACTTacgatataaattattttaatatatataaaactgtTTGCAATAcgttttgcaaaataaattcattcaatgCGGATCATCGCGTATTCAAGTCGCGGTTTTACCtctaagaatatttcaattttttccaaatataatACCCCTGATAAATGGTGAGGATGAAGAGGAAAATGTTTCTGAAATTCTCAGGCTGAAACCAACCGCTAAACTAAACAAGAGGCGTTGAGAAATGTTTATTCAGTATTCCGTAAGGTTTTGTCCGGAgttgtgtataatacatatatgtatagaaacatGGTATGAAGGTATGAGCTTTCAATTTGCGAAATGCAATTTGTCGGCGGACGACGACGGAACCCCGATACAATTTCACGAGACGCAGTCGGATGAAGGACGAGACTCGAAGGGCCAAGAGAAACGGTTTGGAATGTCGTTTCGGTCGTACGTCGACAAGACGTGGCGGAAAAATTGGCTGCTCGAAAACAGGGAAAcaagaggaatgaaaaaataaaaaggaataaagaaatgaaaagaatttttcgcaGAACGTAACCGACAAAAAAATCTCCCCCCTCTTCACTTTTTTCCGGTTTTGAGAAGTCACAAAACAGTCGGCATTCAGCGCCGAATTCAatggattgaatttttccatAGAACGCGAGTCCTGATGTAAAAGATTAAACTTGGTTAATGTCGTTGTCCATGGAAACAaagcgatattttttcttcattttttatgttcTGTTCCGATTCGCTGATAAAAAAGGAGAGCGCCAATATCCATAAAATTTAACGCTCGTTGTAACGCGTgacgtgtgtgtataaaattgtGAACCATATTCGTTTTAGATATGGGCAACGCTAGCCGTTTCCATGGGTTCGTTCGCTGCTGGGTTAGCAAAAGGTTACACCTCACCGGCGATAGCTTCTCTTCTCCAAGAGGAGCATCACAACCAAACATGGTGAGTACGCCTGCACTTTAATATATGGTTTCTGTACATCAATGTCGAATTTCATCTCAGGCGAGAAATCCGTGTTGAATTTTCTGACTCGTGGTAGCAATTATCTGAAACTTATTTCGTTGGAGGTCAGACTATTCAAGACTCGACGACGAACTATAGTGACGACGTAATATAAATTCACACGTAACTTGTTTTGACTTGACTAAATGGCTTCTGAAGTGCAACTTCAGATGAGTTCTTGTTATCACTTGAATTCAAATACAAATGACAAATTCACGCGTAAATGCATGCGTCAACGTTTCCGAGGACCATTCAAAGTGATTGTACGAAGAAATTCAGACATTTTACCGAACAGTTTGTACGGCGAGCGAGCGCAGTATCGACAAAAACCTCTCTGACCATAGGAGACGTGAGAGAATTTGTGAAAACGAAacatatgaagaaaaaagaaataaatctgGTCACGTATTGTGTTGTAAGGCCCGGTTTCACCGTGACGAAACAACAGGCTTCATGGGTGGCTTCGCTTTCGATGTTGGGCGCTTTTTTCGGCGCCATTATCGGTGGGTGGATACTGAAACGAGGAAGACGCCTTGCTTTGCTGGTAACGTCTTTGCCGCTGACAGCAAGTTGGGTCCTGACAGTGGTAGCACCGACGGTCAAGTTGATATACACTACCAGCTTCATCGGGGGCCTGTGCTGCTCTATCATCATGATGGTGACACAGGTAAGGAAGAGTCTCCGTCAACTTAGAgtcattcaaaaattcagcgGTGAAGAAACGCGAGGAACAAGAATAGACCCAAGGGGCTCCTCGATCTTCCTTCTACAGGGAGTCGCTGATAAGCTGGATGATAAAATATCGCGAAGCGGAAGCTGTTTTTCACCAAGATATATTATCTACTTTCGGggtaaatttgtattcacggcttgttcgattttttttttttttttattcctttgttGTGCAGGCAGTGTTTATAATGATAAACCGAAAATGAAGGATGGTAATAAATGAATGTATTGAAAACGAGAAAGTGGATgaacaaagtaaaaacaaCAAACTGAAGATAAAAGCCAGCAGAGCAGAGGCTTCATTGTGTCTTCACTGCATTGATCTTGGATCTTTTCATCTcgggacttttttttatcctcttcgTTATTTCTAATCCcttgtttcattttccaacTTCTCATGAGAGGCTCTTGGAGCATCGCTAAATATCGTCCCCCTAATTGGCTGTAAaccgaaagaaagaaaaaagaacgaacAAATAACGTTTACCTCCCAAAATGAGCATTGCTTGTGAATAGCAGACGGGTCTTTCCATTCTTTAGCTCATAGATACATtgtattcagtaaaaagtctCTGAAAGATAGGTCGGTATTTAATCGATCAAAAGTGTCACATTTTTATCACCCTGGTAGAGAAGTATATTCAAAGACataagaaacatttttttaaacccagATTTGGTGGTAAGGAATTTCGAATGACaagagaaagtgaaaaagttcGTTGATCTTTCGTAGACCTTTAACCTTCCTCTCGTCATTCCAGGTCTACATATCAGAAATTTCTACCCCGGGAATCCGAGGCTGTCTTTCGGCGGTGTTGAAGGTTGTCGGTCACGTCGGAATGTTACTGACTTACATCGCAGGGGCGTATTTGAACTGGAGACAGAGCGCAATGCTGGTGGCAGTGGCACCCCTGATGCTGTTCATCTCGGCTCTCTTCATCCCGGAAACACCATCCTACCTGGTGTTGAACGGCAGGGATGACGAGGCGGCCAGAAGCCTGCAATGGTTGCGAGGACCGCACGTCGACATCAGCTACGAGTTGCAGGTAAACGAGCGTGATTCAATCGTAGTTTCTCCTATCCAAAATAGTCGAGTGCAGGGTTAACTTGTCTGTTTCCAACCCCCACGCAGATCATAAAAACGAACGTTTCGGCAGCGAGAGCAACGCAGTATGGCCTCACTCTCAGCAGGAGCATACGGACACCACGTCTCTACAAACCCATCGCCATAACCTGTGGCCTGATGTTCTTCCAACGGTTTTCTGGAGCCAATTCGTTCACCTACTACGCGGTGACAATATTCCGCCAAACACTCGTTGGCATGAACCCACACTGGGCAGCAATCGCCATAGGAATTGTCCAGCTACTCGCGTCGTTGCTTTCAGGTAAAATGGATTTGAACATGATAACAAATCGAGGGTCAAAAAACGCAGCGTCAATATGTTGGACGGTTTGGACTCTACTACGAAACAATATTTGTTATCAAATCTATTTTATAGCATCTGTTAGTATTCAATGGACATCGTCCAGTGTTGCTTTGACATCAGATGACGTTGAACTGACATCAAATACTGTTGGACTGAGATCAGATAACGGATAGATTAAATTTGAACAACATTAGATTGACGTGAAAGTGGTGGTCTCTGGAAGTCTATGCCAAAACACTTCCCACACTCTTGACGGTTTCCCTAATCCAAAGACCCACCCTCTCAACTTCCAGGTTTCCTCATCGACATAGTCGGCAGGTTGCCGTTGCTGATAGCGAGCACGGTGTTCATGTCGTTGGCGCTGGCCGGTTTTGGAAGCTTCGCGTACTACGACAAGACACGACTATCCCACTTGGAGCAGGTCGAGGTGGTGCCCGCGGGACAGTACGACTGGATACCACTGCTCTGCGTCCTCGTCTTCACGACGGCCCTGGCTTTGGGCATCTCGCCAATATCTTGGCTATTGATTGGGGAGCTATTCCCCCTCGAGTATCGAGGTCTGGGCTCCAGCCTGAGTACGAGTTTCAGCTACGCTTGTGCCTTCCTCGGAGTCAAGCTGTTCGTTGATTTCCAAGaggtatatatacactatACCTAGATCCATCTTATTCTTTGAATTCGCTCCTCTCCAAGGATCTTCTAATGCACTTTCCTTCTCTCGACTACCCGCAGGACCTCGGACTTCACGGTGCGTTTTGGCTCTATTCAGCAATGGCGGTTTGCGGTTTATGCTTCGTCGTATGCTGCGTGCCCGAGACGAAGGGCAAGCAGCTGGACGAGATGAATCCAGACTACGCTCAAGCCCGGTAGTATAAGGCCTCCCTTACGGGAGGTCTGTCGAACCTTGAAAAGACGGGAAAACCGCTGCCGGGTTGCGCCTACCCGAACATGCACCATCCCCAGGGTTTGTACGACGTAAGTCGGCCGTCGGAAGAAGACGGCGTCGCAACGGAGACGCCGGCTTTGAGCTACTCGACGATATTCCCAGAGCGAAATCGCAAGTTGTCCGATTACTGCGGCTTCATAGCCGAGAAGACCGGTAAATTCGCTCGCGATTTTTGCAGGTACCTGCAGTTGCAGGTTCGCCGATTTAACAGGAGAAACGAACCTCTCGAGGTCGACGCGGTCTTGAGACGAGCCAACCGCTCCTCGAACATACCCCAGAATCTTCAAATCCTCGAGGAAATCAAACGCCAAAAATTTACCTCATCGGCTGAAGAAATTGGCTCGAATTTTCGCCCACAGACGTCGAGGAGCTGCGGCAATCAGATAGCCTGCAGGACCACCTCGAGGAAGACGCCTCAACGTCGCTACGACGACCCGgaggaatattttttgacCACCTTTCGGGGTGACGACGCTGACGGAATTCGTTCGGCGACGATTCCCAGAAGGGGCAGAACTATCGGGTTCGAAGAGCTCTCGAACTCGGCCAGGACGCCGAGTGTGGACCTCAACTGCAGACGGTTGCACCCGAAGAGCATGCAGAACCTAACCGCGTTGGAAATCGACAGGATACTGACTCAGGGGACTTATCCTCGGTACATGACGAGGAGGAACTCCTCCAGCGGAAGGAACGCCAGGCGAGACAACCACGACGAGGCCGAAAACAACGAGAGGATTCATCGCACCCTGGCAAGGCTCAATAAAAGCTTGTCAAGAGAAATTGGTAGCTACGCACCAGGTCGGGTTCACTACGAGAGGGAGTACAGGATATACGGTAAGGACACGGTCGCACTTATTTACTACAAAACTTGCTACTTGTGATGTCGCTGTatcggcaaatttttttcccttcggTTGGGATACAACCCAAGaatcgagataaaaatttctttcgtcaGACATATAAATGTATCGTGTCGCTTTCTCTTCGTCAGTTACGTGTATATTTGACAACAAATCCGACTTCGTTGACGACGTCGTTTGGggagaaaatgatttttatgctCAGTtgtgttcgaaaaaaaaaaaaaaaaaaaaaataagaaagaaagaaggaaaaaaaaaacgagagttttttcaaatatgtttaatatttatattacggATCTTACGTTTCATCTTGTAGACTAAAAAGCGACTATTTGTATAGGCAGAACTTCCATACATCGTGCCTTCCTATAAAAACCACGACAATATTACgtatcatacatacatattatattgaatataattaaatatttaatatatatgtatacgcggAGAGATAATTATTTAAGCAAGATagaattacatatatatatat from Diprion similis isolate iyDipSimi1 chromosome 2, iyDipSimi1.1, whole genome shotgun sequence includes the following:
- the LOC124413700 gene encoding facilitated trehalose transporter Tret1-2 homolog isoform X1; this encodes MSLHHQYYVTAVPADHTRNGYKMPRASVVHVTTSMRKPRNMAQIWATLAVSMGSFAAGLAKGYTSPAIASLLQEEHHNQTWPGFTVTKQQASWVASLSMLGAFFGAIIGGWILKRGRRLALLVTSLPLTASWVLTVVAPTVKLIYTTSFIGGLCCSIIMMVTQVYISEISTPGIRGCLSAVLKVVGHVGMLLTYIAGAYLNWRQSAMLVAVAPLMLFISALFIPETPSYLVLNGRDDEAARSLQWLRGPHVDISYELQIIKTNVSAARATQYGLTLSRSIRTPRLYKPIAITCGLMFFQRFSGANSFTYYAVTIFRQTLVGMNPHWAAIAIGIVQLLASLLSGFLIDIVGRLPLLIASTVFMSLALAGFGSFAYYDKTRLSHLEQVEVVPAGQYDWIPLLCVLVFTTALALGISPISWLLIGELFPLEYRGLGSSLSTSFSYACAFLGVKLFVDFQEDLGLHGAFWLYSAMAVCGLCFVVCCVPETKGKQLDEMNPDYAQAR
- the LOC124413700 gene encoding facilitated trehalose transporter Tret1-2 homolog isoform X2 is translated as MCFHVTAVPADHTRNGYKMPRASVVHVTTSMRKPRNMAQIWATLAVSMGSFAAGLAKGYTSPAIASLLQEEHHNQTWPGFTVTKQQASWVASLSMLGAFFGAIIGGWILKRGRRLALLVTSLPLTASWVLTVVAPTVKLIYTTSFIGGLCCSIIMMVTQVYISEISTPGIRGCLSAVLKVVGHVGMLLTYIAGAYLNWRQSAMLVAVAPLMLFISALFIPETPSYLVLNGRDDEAARSLQWLRGPHVDISYELQIIKTNVSAARATQYGLTLSRSIRTPRLYKPIAITCGLMFFQRFSGANSFTYYAVTIFRQTLVGMNPHWAAIAIGIVQLLASLLSGFLIDIVGRLPLLIASTVFMSLALAGFGSFAYYDKTRLSHLEQVEVVPAGQYDWIPLLCVLVFTTALALGISPISWLLIGELFPLEYRGLGSSLSTSFSYACAFLGVKLFVDFQEDLGLHGAFWLYSAMAVCGLCFVVCCVPETKGKQLDEMNPDYAQAR